The Pirellulales bacterium genome includes a window with the following:
- a CDS encoding DUF1080 domain-containing protein, translated as MTLLAIRFPLAFFPAALAAALLFASGAQAADNQPPAGFTALFNGRDLTGWKGLPKGDLEKPANRAKATPDALAAAQKQADEEMRAHWIVEDGVLKFDGKGRSLCTAKDYGDFELLVDWKILPDGDSGIYLRGSPQVQIWDPASKTAAGVGSGGLFNNQKNPSKPSKVADKPIGQWNTFRIKMVGDKVSVWLNDELVVDNVVLENYWERDKPIYPTGQIELQNHGNDLYFKNIYIRELK; from the coding sequence ATGACACTTCTTGCGATCCGATTTCCGCTGGCCTTTTTCCCTGCCGCGTTGGCCGCGGCGCTGTTGTTCGCCTCTGGCGCGCAAGCGGCCGATAATCAACCGCCCGCCGGCTTCACGGCGCTATTCAATGGTCGCGACCTGACGGGCTGGAAGGGGTTGCCGAAAGGGGACCTCGAAAAACCAGCCAATCGCGCGAAGGCCACGCCCGATGCGTTAGCCGCTGCTCAAAAACAAGCCGACGAAGAGATGCGGGCCCATTGGATCGTCGAAGACGGCGTGCTCAAGTTCGACGGCAAGGGGCGCAGCCTCTGCACGGCCAAGGACTATGGCGATTTCGAATTGCTCGTCGATTGGAAGATTCTTCCCGACGGCGACAGCGGCATCTATCTGCGCGGCTCGCCCCAGGTGCAAATCTGGGATCCAGCCAGCAAGACGGCCGCGGGTGTCGGCTCGGGCGGACTGTTCAACAACCAAAAGAATCCGTCCAAGCCGTCGAAGGTGGCCGACAAGCCGATCGGCCAGTGGAATACGTTCCGCATCAAGATGGTCGGCGACAAGGTCAGCGTATGGCTGAACGACGAGCTGGTCGTGGATAACGTCGTGCTGGAAAACTATTGGGAGCGCGACAAGCCGATCTATCCTACCGGCCAGATCGAGCTGCAAAACCACGGCAACGACTTGTACTTCAAGAATATCTATATTCGCGAGCTGAAGTAG
- a CDS encoding 2Fe-2S iron-sulfur cluster-binding protein codes for MKDERSSRAGASGVSRRAFLQGSGAAAAATALATGGGVAAAADDKAKVLGPGPTTIKLKVNGADRQVTVEPRTTLLEALRYKLNLTGAKPVSVDDSSGASMVIIDGKPASANTVLAVACVGKKIQTVESLGGNKPDAVPTAFVHNDGMQCGFCTPGFVVAVRAFLDKNPKATEQQIRKGLNSNLCRCGTYANVIMAAMEVVKGGARG; via the coding sequence ATGAAGGACGAACGATCCTCCCGTGCCGGCGCCTCGGGCGTCAGTCGCCGGGCGTTCTTGCAAGGTTCGGGCGCCGCGGCAGCGGCCACGGCCTTGGCCACCGGCGGCGGCGTCGCCGCGGCGGCCGATGACAAGGCAAAAGTCCTTGGCCCCGGTCCGACCACCATCAAGCTGAAGGTCAACGGCGCCGATCGGCAGGTCACGGTCGAGCCGCGCACCACGCTGCTCGAAGCGCTGCGCTACAAGTTGAACCTCACCGGCGCCAAGCCGGTGAGCGTCGACGACTCGAGCGGCGCGAGCATGGTCATCATCGACGGCAAGCCGGCCAGTGCCAACACGGTGTTGGCCGTGGCTTGCGTCGGCAAGAAGATTCAAACCGTCGAGAGCCTGGGCGGCAACAAGCCCGACGCCGTGCCCACGGCCTTCGTTCACAACGATGGCATGCAGTGCGGCTTCTGCACGCCGGGCTTCGTCGTGGCGGTGCGGGCCTTCCTCGACAAAAATCCCAAGGCCACCGAACAGCAGATTCGCAAGGGTCTGAACAGCAATCTATGCCGCTGTGGCACGTACGCCAACGTCATCATGGCCGCCATGGAAGTGGTGAAAGGGGGCGCACGTGGCTAA